A window of the Rhodohalobacter mucosus genome harbors these coding sequences:
- a CDS encoding DUF262 domain-containing protein, which translates to MKISTILDQIDMGSMALPEFQRGYVWNRNQVRDLMNSLYKRYPVGSLLVWETKRDKTAARGQSNVTDNVKMLLDGQQRMTSLYGIIRGKAPKFFDGDPKVFTYLYFNVEEEVFEFYGPMKMDGNPSWVDVTDLMKNGIEPFISKFSEDPEKSSSLGLYIKRLNQIHQVQEINLHVEEITGEDKDTDTVVEIFNKVNSGGTKLSKGDLALAKVCGSWPEARNELKARLERWKKAGFDFKMDWYLRCINAVVTGEAKFQNLDDITTKEFKDGLETAEKAVDKLLNTISSRLGLDHDRVLGSVYSFPLMCRYIYNNGMSLGDHRQRDQLLYWYINTMLWGRYAASTESTLDKDLDLIEDTDQPIENLVQELRQNRGDLKLYGSDFKGWSRGARFYPMLYMLTRVWHAKDWGSGDELSHHLLGNLCGLQLHHIFPKAYLYDSDYERREVNALANMTFLTQETNLEISDKPPIQYFPEIEAKHPGVLASHWIPMDENLWKKENFKDFLVARQELLAEAANKFLNELKEGHVEENEFTHDVFSEKREPLYIRVDSIADQEEEQLLSDLQSWMSGQGLPEGEWGYEILDENEEPQAIIDLAWPDGVQKYLSHPVALLIDEDEETKKIVNKAGFRYFTSAEEFRKYILEEILVLNTI; encoded by the coding sequence ATGAAAATCAGTACGATTCTTGACCAAATAGACATGGGCAGTATGGCACTACCCGAATTTCAGCGAGGTTACGTTTGGAATCGAAACCAGGTACGTGACCTCATGAACTCCCTTTATAAACGTTACCCGGTTGGGAGTCTTTTAGTTTGGGAAACTAAGAGAGATAAAACGGCAGCAAGAGGACAGAGTAATGTAACTGATAACGTTAAAATGTTATTAGATGGCCAGCAAAGAATGACGTCATTATATGGAATCATTCGTGGCAAGGCACCGAAATTTTTTGACGGTGATCCTAAAGTTTTTACCTATCTGTATTTTAATGTTGAAGAGGAAGTTTTCGAGTTTTACGGCCCTATGAAAATGGATGGAAATCCGAGTTGGGTTGACGTGACAGATTTAATGAAAAATGGCATAGAACCCTTTATTTCTAAATTCTCTGAAGACCCTGAAAAAAGTAGCTCTTTAGGTTTATACATAAAAAGATTGAACCAAATTCATCAAGTTCAAGAAATTAACCTGCATGTAGAAGAAATAACCGGTGAAGATAAAGACACAGACACAGTTGTAGAAATCTTCAATAAGGTAAACAGTGGCGGAACTAAGTTATCAAAAGGTGATTTGGCATTAGCCAAAGTTTGCGGCTCATGGCCGGAAGCTCGTAATGAGTTGAAAGCACGTTTAGAAAGATGGAAAAAAGCAGGATTTGATTTTAAAATGGATTGGTACTTGCGTTGCATTAATGCTGTGGTAACTGGAGAAGCCAAGTTTCAGAACTTGGACGATATAACTACAAAAGAGTTTAAAGATGGATTAGAGACAGCTGAAAAAGCAGTTGATAAGCTTTTAAATACAATATCATCTAGGCTTGGATTAGATCATGACAGGGTTCTGGGGAGCGTATATTCCTTTCCTCTAATGTGCCGCTATATTTACAACAATGGAATGAGTTTAGGCGATCACCGCCAACGAGATCAACTGTTGTACTGGTATATCAATACGATGCTTTGGGGCCGATATGCAGCATCTACCGAAAGTACGTTAGATAAGGATTTAGATTTGATTGAGGACACAGATCAACCTATTGAAAATCTTGTCCAGGAATTGCGACAGAATCGAGGAGATTTGAAATTGTACGGTAGTGATTTCAAAGGATGGAGCCGGGGCGCTCGATTTTATCCAATGTTGTATATGTTGACACGGGTGTGGCATGCGAAAGACTGGGGCTCAGGTGATGAGTTATCTCACCATCTTCTGGGTAATTTATGTGGTCTACAACTGCACCATATATTTCCAAAGGCTTATTTGTATGATTCAGATTACGAAAGGAGGGAAGTAAATGCATTGGCAAATATGACTTTCTTAACCCAAGAAACGAACTTGGAGATTTCAGACAAGCCACCTATACAATATTTCCCAGAAATCGAAGCTAAACATCCAGGTGTTTTAGCTTCTCACTGGATTCCAATGGATGAAAATTTATGGAAGAAAGAGAACTTTAAAGATTTCCTTGTGGCACGGCAGGAACTTTTAGCCGAAGCAGCAAATAAGTTCCTGAATGAATTGAAAGAAGGGCATGTGGAAGAAAATGAATTTACACACGATGTCTTTTCGGAAAAAAGGGAACCACTATATATTCGAGTGGATAGTATCGCTGATCAGGAAGAAGAACAGTTGCTTTCAGATTTACAATCCTGGATGTCTGGACAAGGACTCCCGGAAGGTGAATGGGGTTATGAAATCTTAGATGAAAATGAAGAACCCCAAGCAATCATTGATTTAGCATGGCCAGATGGCGTGCAAAAATATTTAAGTCATCCAGTTGCATTGCTTATTGATGAGGATGAAGAAACAAAGAAAATAGTCAATAAAGCAGGTTTCAGATATTTCACTTCTGCTGAGGAATTTAGAAAGTACATTTTAGAGGAGATTTTAGTTTTAAATACGATCTAA
- a CDS encoding DUF499 domain-containing protein: MKNLRELCEVRQSVFDKSRRDVTLDISDLIDDDIDTDQFFAENFITEGMKSLYTAVFKRLEGNSDDGIFKLTQAMGGGKTHSMIAVGLLAKYPEYREKVMGDVYKTSFKGSAKVIGFTGRENPKYGIWGYIAEQLGKKDKFKEYYDPLEAPGQSAWINLLKGEPIVILLDELPPYFQAAQAKQIGDGNLADVTTQALSNLLVAIGKKELSNVSLVISDLSAAYTEGSQMIRQIMDDFESETNRLSKNFTPVQQNTDEIYHILRKRLFSNEFDEKEVEEIADAYAEAIREAKQMDISTETPEKFKSAVMDSFPFHPAIRDLYARFKENQGFMQTRGLIRLMRTIAARMFDENDGWAEQRYLIAPDDIDLNNPDTLTEINSINSKLNNAISKDIADHGKALAEQLDSKFGHNLSSRTANLILMSSLATVQNAVRGLADSEIIRNLCGPDTDISKIKTEVLEELKTNSWYLHMDNTGKFLYKNVQNVVAKLNDYVKGYNEESIRQEIKKQLEELFQPQLKDCYQNVYVLPSIDEIEVVQQKVSLIVYRPHPGGQLHPDLQKLYDDNQYQNRMLFLTGDSHSMRSIFDNAANLKAAGAILEEFRREKMPSGDPQFVEAEKLLQSFDHRFRSSVRETFVKLFYPTKNGLMNANFQMQFQGNNYNGEEQIKKTLEEKRKFTTDISSDSFVRQAESKLFIDQKTPWSEIIKRSATRPDWPWHKPDALEQLKEEMIRKDHWRQEGNWVLKGPFPAPPTGVNIKQIARDDDTGEATLKITPLHGDTVYFEIDSKATEASLELDTSQPYKTKELKLSFLCVDSTGEHDTGEPVEWHNSITLKYQFFGAGNDKKLELKAAPDAPIKYTTDGSDPLNHCGIYDGPITILDNVKYVLAIAEKKGIQSDKLSIPVPTDPSSVEIDKEKETTWRKRVKSDSTADTFKWLKSIRKHNVKLSEIHISVNGQHWVSLDFDERLILNHDKLEKTLEFIQTNLLEEGEVIIDAGKLHFDSGQQFIDYVEEEKIEYKAGEIEQR, from the coding sequence ATGAAAAACTTACGTGAACTTTGTGAAGTAAGACAATCAGTTTTCGACAAATCAAGAAGAGACGTTACACTCGATATTTCTGATCTTATCGATGATGATATTGATACAGATCAATTTTTTGCAGAAAACTTCATCACCGAGGGAATGAAGAGCCTATATACGGCTGTATTTAAACGCCTTGAAGGTAATTCTGATGATGGGATATTTAAGTTAACACAGGCAATGGGCGGAGGTAAAACTCACAGTATGATTGCTGTTGGACTGTTGGCCAAATACCCTGAGTATCGAGAGAAAGTTATGGGAGATGTTTATAAAACCTCCTTTAAGGGTTCTGCAAAAGTAATCGGATTTACAGGACGCGAAAATCCTAAATACGGTATTTGGGGATATATTGCAGAACAGCTTGGCAAGAAAGATAAATTCAAGGAGTATTATGATCCATTGGAAGCACCCGGTCAAAGTGCATGGATTAATTTACTAAAAGGTGAACCGATAGTCATTCTTCTGGATGAGCTACCGCCATATTTCCAGGCAGCTCAGGCAAAACAAATTGGTGACGGGAATCTCGCAGATGTAACTACTCAGGCACTTTCTAATTTATTAGTAGCTATTGGGAAAAAAGAGCTATCCAATGTATCTCTTGTAATTTCGGATTTGAGTGCTGCCTATACTGAAGGATCGCAGATGATTCGCCAGATTATGGACGATTTTGAATCGGAAACGAATCGACTGTCTAAAAATTTTACCCCGGTTCAGCAGAACACCGATGAGATTTATCACATTCTTAGAAAACGACTTTTCTCAAATGAATTTGATGAAAAAGAGGTAGAAGAGATCGCTGATGCCTACGCGGAAGCTATTCGGGAAGCCAAGCAAATGGATATCAGCACGGAAACACCAGAAAAGTTCAAGTCTGCTGTGATGGATTCCTTTCCTTTTCACCCTGCGATTAGAGATCTCTACGCAAGGTTTAAAGAAAACCAGGGATTCATGCAGACCCGGGGTTTGATCCGATTGATGCGAACTATTGCAGCTCGGATGTTTGATGAAAATGATGGATGGGCAGAACAGAGATATTTGATTGCACCGGACGACATCGACCTGAATAATCCGGATACGCTCACAGAAATTAACAGTATCAACTCGAAACTCAATAATGCTATATCGAAAGATATTGCCGATCACGGTAAGGCTCTTGCAGAACAATTAGACAGTAAGTTTGGACACAACCTTTCCTCAAGGACTGCGAATCTGATCTTGATGTCATCACTGGCAACAGTCCAAAATGCTGTACGAGGTTTGGCGGATTCCGAAATTATCCGAAATCTCTGTGGGCCGGATACGGATATATCCAAAATAAAAACGGAAGTGCTGGAGGAGTTAAAAACGAACTCCTGGTACCTTCACATGGATAATACCGGCAAGTTTTTGTATAAAAATGTGCAGAATGTAGTAGCCAAGTTGAATGATTACGTTAAAGGATATAATGAAGAGAGTATCCGTCAGGAGATCAAAAAACAGCTTGAAGAACTGTTTCAGCCGCAGTTAAAGGATTGCTATCAAAACGTGTATGTATTGCCCTCGATTGATGAGATTGAGGTAGTGCAACAGAAAGTTTCATTGATTGTCTATCGCCCTCATCCCGGAGGACAACTGCATCCTGACTTACAGAAGCTTTATGATGACAATCAGTATCAAAACCGGATGTTGTTTTTGACGGGTGACAGCCATTCTATGAGGTCTATTTTTGATAATGCTGCAAACTTGAAAGCAGCGGGTGCAATTCTGGAAGAGTTTAGAAGAGAAAAAATGCCCAGTGGTGATCCGCAATTTGTAGAAGCGGAGAAGCTGCTTCAAAGTTTTGATCACAGGTTCAGAAGCTCAGTCCGTGAAACTTTCGTGAAGTTATTTTATCCGACTAAGAACGGTCTAATGAATGCCAACTTCCAGATGCAGTTTCAGGGAAATAACTACAATGGCGAAGAACAGATTAAAAAGACATTAGAGGAGAAGCGTAAATTTACAACAGATATTTCTTCAGATAGTTTTGTGCGGCAAGCCGAATCGAAACTATTTATCGACCAAAAAACGCCCTGGTCAGAAATTATAAAACGCTCTGCAACTCGACCGGATTGGCCCTGGCATAAACCGGATGCTCTCGAGCAGTTGAAAGAGGAGATGATTCGAAAAGATCATTGGCGGCAGGAAGGTAATTGGGTTTTGAAAGGTCCGTTTCCTGCCCCACCTACCGGAGTGAATATCAAACAGATTGCTCGTGATGATGATACTGGTGAAGCAACGTTGAAGATTACTCCACTGCATGGAGATACTGTGTATTTTGAAATTGATTCCAAAGCCACGGAAGCTTCTTTAGAACTGGACACGAGCCAGCCTTATAAAACTAAGGAGCTAAAACTCTCATTCTTATGCGTAGATTCTACGGGTGAACATGATACCGGAGAACCGGTTGAGTGGCACAACAGTATCACTCTCAAATATCAGTTTTTTGGAGCCGGAAATGATAAAAAGCTGGAACTCAAAGCCGCTCCGGATGCCCCAATTAAATACACAACGGATGGATCAGACCCGTTGAATCATTGCGGGATTTATGACGGACCGATCACGATTCTTGATAATGTAAAATATGTGCTTGCTATCGCAGAAAAAAAAGGAATTCAGTCTGATAAACTCTCGATTCCGGTACCAACTGACCCATCTAGTGTTGAAATTGACAAAGAAAAAGAGACAACCTGGCGAAAAAGGGTTAAGAGTGATTCCACTGCAGATACCTTTAAATGGTTAAAATCCATACGAAAGCACAATGTAAAACTTTCCGAAATTCATATTTCTGTAAACGGACAGCATTGGGTTTCTCTGGATTTTGATGAACGACTTATCCTGAATCATGACAAACTTGAAAAAACTCTTGAATTCATCCAGACAAACCTTCTGGAAGAGGGGGAGGTAATCATTGATGCAGGAAAGTTGCATTTTGATTCCGGTCAACAATTTATTGACTATGTAGAAGAGGAAAAAATTGAATATAAAGCCGGTGAAATTGAGCAAAGATAA
- a CDS encoding DUF3780 domain-containing protein, translating into MSKDNVEIIDFGFKPEESFHHFLVLIPKAKEQDIIIFEQFDYDDQITINALQHMVTGAGSTAKILLSRKKWDLIESELRAEFNRRLKGMNLKSAKWKKGKNYLHRLFGKELMVLAWAIEDTDPGTIPLAIENWLGLRPEERWWLFTMTNAATGHAIRDRNKGWRKALRFALTENPVSSSGLDSYLNEHRKNLPLFGDEDTIESFS; encoded by the coding sequence TTGAGCAAAGATAACGTTGAAATCATCGATTTCGGGTTTAAACCTGAAGAATCATTCCATCATTTTTTGGTTTTGATTCCAAAGGCTAAAGAACAGGATATAATCATTTTCGAGCAATTTGATTACGATGACCAGATCACTATCAACGCACTTCAACACATGGTGACTGGAGCTGGTTCAACCGCAAAAATTTTGCTAAGTAGAAAAAAATGGGATCTCATCGAAAGTGAATTACGAGCTGAATTTAACAGAAGGCTTAAGGGTATGAATTTGAAATCAGCTAAGTGGAAAAAGGGAAAGAACTATCTGCACCGTCTTTTTGGAAAAGAGTTGATGGTATTGGCTTGGGCAATTGAAGATACAGATCCCGGAACCATTCCATTGGCCATTGAAAACTGGTTAGGGTTGCGACCTGAAGAACGATGGTGGTTATTCACGATGACGAACGCTGCCACAGGCCACGCGATTAGAGATCGCAATAAAGGCTGGCGAAAAGCTCTTCGGTTTGCCCTGACAGAAAATCCGGTGAGCAGCAGTGGTCTTGACTCCTATCTCAATGAACACCGAAAAAACCTTCCACTTTTTGGTGATGAAGATACTATAGAAAGTTTTTCCTAA
- a CDS encoding anti-phage-associated DUF1156 domain-containing protein: MSYRRSFIEAQFPVSKVSKESYKERKAGASQTLTGLGKWWGRKPLVLVRATIFGLLMPASDDPQKDLEIFLKIMTMDDKGLRRRRSKNMSSRQLFSYGNQDIFKELVGKEVQDYTELKDLLDRDDRSKLNDILFDRLSYDDKLSFCDRPEQIDGPSEEAWNEINEHLDTSATSLQELVQQLGEKQFGRTPRVGDAFCGGGSIPFEAARIGCEAYGSDLNPAAALLTWASLNIIGGGEEVQERVQKAQEEAFEKADRRITEWGIEHNEKGWRADAYLYCVEAKSPATGYWVPLSPSWVISEKYKVCAVLVPDHENKRYNFEVITGADKATMDKAREGTVQNSEMICPETGDRFDISTIRGDNKVDGERVYGLRMWENEDIVPRPDDVFQERLYCIRYIEDMYVVRKKGSLIDVKGEVLQKLNKGDILTKEKVENIRNLEELLGEGILKEDTRRHFVAPNEKDLKRDERVLYLLRERFDEWQKKGFIPSSQIPDGDKTEEPKRTRGWTHWHHLFNPRQLLTHGLFLESFLGESDHYETEMYAAACLSVGAAVDRLSRLCGWDSHKSKGPGTSRNVYFNQALNTQIIYGCRSITGLKSFYVFEIPEEEKHENSNRVITADARIIDTNSDFWITDPPYADAVNYHELGDFFVAWYEKLIKKAFSLWYADSRSALAVKGEGESFKQSMVECYKNFTEHMPDNGAQVVMFTHQDSSVWADLALILWASGLQVTTAWTIQTETDSAGIKKGNYVQGTVIMVLRKRTGDEIGFLSDIQADVEYEVVKQLDYMTALDDEEDPNFGDADYQLAAYAAALRVLTQYNSIEDIDVEYELSKERKKGQPSEIEKIIESAVGVAMDHLVPNGFDAVQWRKLTPEERFYIKGLEIQGHGEYRTGVYQEMARGYGLKSYSEYLKSGRANETRLMTPIEFDRKELNRDGFGKTLVRHVLFAIREAHKEEDPIAGRNWLKNELPDYWGQRKQIIHILDYMLLRCTDIRHWEKDIKTVRVLRGYLENDTV, encoded by the coding sequence ATGAGCTACAGACGATCCTTTATTGAAGCACAATTTCCAGTTTCCAAGGTTTCGAAAGAGAGCTATAAAGAGCGGAAAGCCGGGGCGAGTCAAACCTTAACAGGTTTGGGTAAATGGTGGGGCCGTAAGCCACTTGTGCTGGTACGCGCAACTATTTTTGGACTACTGATGCCTGCCAGTGATGATCCTCAAAAAGACCTGGAAATCTTCCTTAAAATTATGACGATGGATGATAAAGGTCTGCGAAGAAGACGTTCAAAGAATATGTCATCCAGGCAGTTATTTAGCTATGGTAATCAGGATATTTTTAAAGAGTTGGTTGGAAAAGAGGTTCAGGATTACACAGAATTGAAAGATCTGCTGGACAGGGATGACAGGTCAAAATTAAATGATATCCTGTTTGACAGGTTAAGTTATGATGACAAGCTTAGTTTTTGTGACCGGCCAGAGCAAATAGATGGGCCCTCTGAAGAGGCTTGGAATGAGATTAACGAGCATTTGGACACTTCTGCGACCAGTTTACAGGAACTGGTTCAACAGTTAGGGGAAAAGCAGTTTGGACGAACACCCCGAGTGGGGGATGCCTTTTGTGGTGGCGGGTCCATTCCCTTTGAAGCAGCCCGTATTGGGTGTGAAGCGTATGGTAGTGATTTGAATCCAGCAGCCGCGCTCCTAACGTGGGCCTCTCTAAACATTATTGGTGGTGGTGAAGAAGTTCAAGAGCGTGTACAAAAAGCCCAGGAAGAGGCCTTTGAAAAAGCTGACCGGCGGATTACCGAATGGGGCATTGAGCATAACGAAAAAGGATGGCGAGCAGATGCTTACCTGTATTGTGTGGAGGCCAAGAGCCCTGCAACCGGTTATTGGGTACCGTTGTCTCCAAGCTGGGTGATTAGTGAAAAGTATAAGGTCTGTGCTGTATTAGTACCTGATCATGAAAACAAACGCTATAATTTTGAAGTAATAACCGGGGCTGATAAAGCAACAATGGACAAAGCCCGAGAGGGGACTGTACAAAACAGTGAAATGATCTGCCCGGAAACGGGTGATCGATTTGATATTTCCACCATCCGTGGGGATAACAAAGTGGATGGAGAACGGGTATATGGCCTTCGAATGTGGGAGAATGAGGATATCGTACCTCGCCCAGATGATGTGTTTCAGGAACGGCTTTACTGTATCCGGTATATCGAGGATATGTATGTTGTCCGAAAAAAAGGTAGCCTAATTGATGTTAAAGGGGAGGTTCTGCAAAAGTTGAACAAGGGTGATATTCTGACAAAAGAAAAGGTCGAAAATATCCGGAATCTGGAAGAACTTCTTGGGGAGGGAATTTTAAAAGAAGATACACGCCGGCATTTCGTAGCACCAAATGAAAAAGACTTAAAAAGAGATGAACGTGTTCTTTATTTACTTCGAGAGAGATTTGATGAGTGGCAGAAGAAAGGATTTATCCCATCATCACAAATACCGGACGGTGATAAAACGGAAGAACCAAAAAGAACAAGAGGCTGGACACATTGGCATCATCTGTTTAATCCGAGGCAGCTGCTAACCCACGGATTATTCTTAGAATCATTTTTAGGCGAATCAGACCATTATGAAACTGAAATGTATGCCGCTGCTTGCTTATCAGTTGGTGCAGCTGTTGATAGGTTGTCACGCTTATGTGGTTGGGATAGTCACAAGTCCAAAGGGCCTGGTACATCAAGAAACGTGTATTTCAATCAAGCCTTAAATACTCAAATTATATATGGTTGTCGTAGCATAACCGGGCTTAAGTCGTTTTATGTTTTTGAAATTCCTGAAGAAGAGAAGCATGAAAATAGTAATAGAGTTATAACTGCGGATGCTCGAATTATTGATACAAATTCCGACTTCTGGATAACAGATCCACCGTATGCAGATGCAGTAAATTATCATGAACTTGGTGATTTTTTTGTAGCGTGGTATGAGAAGTTGATCAAGAAAGCCTTCAGTTTATGGTATGCAGACTCAAGAAGTGCACTTGCAGTGAAGGGTGAAGGAGAATCCTTCAAACAGAGTATGGTGGAGTGCTATAAAAACTTTACTGAACATATGCCTGATAACGGTGCACAGGTGGTCATGTTTACCCATCAGGACAGCAGCGTGTGGGCGGATCTTGCCCTGATTCTGTGGGCCTCCGGTCTGCAGGTTACCACTGCCTGGACCATTCAAACCGAAACAGATTCGGCCGGAATTAAAAAGGGTAATTATGTGCAGGGAACGGTCATCATGGTGCTTCGAAAACGGACGGGGGATGAGATTGGCTTTTTAAGCGACATACAAGCAGATGTAGAGTATGAAGTAGTGAAACAACTCGACTATATGACTGCCCTGGATGATGAAGAAGATCCTAACTTTGGGGATGCAGATTACCAATTGGCAGCTTATGCTGCAGCACTACGTGTACTTACTCAGTACAACTCCATCGAAGATATTGACGTGGAGTATGAGCTGTCGAAAGAGCGTAAAAAAGGCCAACCCTCCGAAATTGAGAAAATCATCGAAAGTGCAGTGGGTGTGGCGATGGATCACCTTGTGCCCAACGGTTTTGATGCGGTACAGTGGCGTAAACTCACTCCGGAAGAACGTTTCTACATCAAAGGACTCGAAATTCAGGGTCACGGGGAATACCGTACCGGCGTGTACCAGGAGATGGCTCGGGGGTATGGACTGAAGAGTTATAGCGAATACCTAAAATCGGGCCGTGCCAACGAAACCCGCCTGATGACCCCCATCGAATTTGATCGCAAAGAGTTGAACCGCGACGGATTCGGAAAAACCCTCGTTCGGCATGTACTGTTTGCAATACGGGAGGCTCACAAAGAAGAGGATCCAATTGCAGGACGAAATTGGCTCAAAAATGAGCTGCCGGATTACTGGGGGCAACGCAAGCAGATCATTCACATTCTGGACTACATGCTCCTTCGATGCACAGACATTCGCCACTGGGAAAAAGACATCAAGACGGTTCGGGTATTGCGCGGTTATCTTGAAAATGATACGGTCTAA